The proteins below come from a single Isoptericola dokdonensis DS-3 genomic window:
- a CDS encoding SDR family NAD(P)-dependent oxidoreductase has protein sequence MGTALVTGATAGLGLEFAWQLATARHDLVLVARDAARLEQVAAQVRAAAGVRVEVLPADLSVPDDVARVAARLAVTGAGPDDARPVGLLVNNAGFATAQHFVDGDLEVELRAVDVMVRAVVELSHAAVTQMTARGRGAVLNVASVAALTAGGTYAAAKAYVRSFTEGLAVELAGTGVTATVLCPGFTRTEFHDRAGLSMSSVPDAGWLDAPFVVAAALADVRRGIVISTPSARYKAASAVLRVLPRSVVRAIGHYR, from the coding sequence ATGGGAACCGCGCTCGTCACCGGCGCCACCGCCGGCCTCGGACTGGAGTTCGCCTGGCAGCTCGCGACCGCCCGGCACGACCTCGTGCTGGTCGCCCGCGACGCCGCCCGGCTGGAGCAGGTCGCCGCGCAGGTCCGCGCGGCCGCCGGCGTGCGGGTCGAGGTGCTGCCCGCCGACCTCTCCGTGCCCGACGACGTCGCCCGGGTCGCCGCCCGGCTCGCCGTCACCGGTGCCGGGCCCGACGACGCCCGACCCGTCGGCCTGCTCGTCAACAACGCCGGCTTCGCCACCGCCCAGCACTTCGTCGACGGCGACCTCGAGGTCGAGCTGCGCGCCGTGGACGTCATGGTGCGCGCCGTAGTGGAGCTGAGCCACGCCGCCGTCACGCAGATGACCGCCCGGGGGCGCGGCGCCGTCCTCAACGTCGCGTCCGTCGCGGCCCTCACCGCGGGTGGCACCTACGCCGCCGCGAAGGCGTACGTGCGGTCCTTCACCGAGGGCCTCGCCGTCGAGCTCGCCGGCACCGGCGTCACCGCCACCGTGCTGTGCCCCGGGTTCACCCGCACCGAGTTCCACGACCGCGCCGGGCTGTCCATGTCGTCCGTCCCGGACGCCGGCTGGCTCGACGCACCGTTCGTCGTCGCGGCGGCGCTCGCGGACGTGCGTCGCGGCATCGTCATCTCGACGCCGTCCGCCCGGTACAAGGCGGCCTCGGCCGTGCTGCGCGTGCTGCCGCGCTCGGTCGTGCGTGCCATCGGCCACTACCGCTGA
- a CDS encoding pectinesterase family protein, protein MTDTRSRRRRLAAVTTAATVLATGLAIGTTTTATAAPPAGTYQITVARSGHCLDVVAGSKDNSAQLQQWSCSGDTWQQFALEPLNGDLYQLRNIHSNRCLDVPSSSTTVGTRIQQWSCKPAQTNQQWRLTPSRDGSYLVANAANGLCLSIQGASTASGAAVVQEGCTHNTNKQLRFTESGGGAGTGDATVAADGSGDFRTVQSAVDAVTANATTKQTITIAPGTYRGKVVVGRDKPFVELVGLGDDPADVVIVDGVSAGEGGSHRGSATLVVEGANFRADNLTVSNDHDESVSTEGNQALAMYLNADKTLLDDLRILGDQDTLLVNDAARAYVTDTYVEGTVDFIYGGGIAVFHRSNIHEKRTTGGPITAASTPAERKYGFLFHQSRITGATNGTTQLGRPWRQGAQVLYRESELSATIKTSQPWTDMSGSTWQNARFLEYRNTGAGATVSSNRPQLSDAQAAEYTPQKYLAGSDGWNPVG, encoded by the coding sequence ATGACCGACACCCGCTCCCGCCGGCGACGGCTCGCCGCCGTCACGACCGCCGCCACCGTCCTGGCCACCGGCCTCGCCATCGGCACCACCACCACCGCCACCGCAGCACCACCCGCCGGCACCTACCAGATCACCGTGGCCCGCAGCGGCCACTGCCTCGACGTCGTCGCCGGCTCGAAGGACAACTCCGCCCAGCTCCAGCAGTGGAGCTGCAGCGGCGACACCTGGCAGCAGTTCGCCCTCGAACCCCTCAACGGCGACCTCTACCAGCTCCGCAACATCCACAGCAACCGCTGCCTCGACGTCCCCAGCAGCAGCACCACCGTCGGCACCCGCATCCAGCAGTGGAGCTGCAAGCCCGCCCAGACCAACCAGCAGTGGCGCCTCACCCCGTCACGCGACGGCTCCTACCTCGTCGCCAACGCCGCCAACGGCCTCTGCCTCAGCATCCAGGGCGCGTCCACCGCGAGCGGCGCCGCCGTCGTCCAGGAAGGCTGCACCCACAACACCAACAAGCAGCTCCGGTTCACCGAGAGCGGCGGCGGTGCCGGGACCGGCGACGCGACGGTCGCGGCCGACGGCTCCGGCGACTTCCGCACCGTCCAGTCAGCGGTCGATGCCGTCACGGCGAACGCCACGACGAAGCAGACGATCACCATCGCGCCCGGCACGTACCGCGGCAAGGTCGTCGTCGGCAGGGACAAGCCGTTCGTCGAGCTCGTCGGGCTCGGCGACGACCCGGCGGACGTCGTCATCGTGGACGGCGTCAGCGCGGGCGAGGGCGGCAGCCACCGCGGCAGCGCGACGCTGGTCGTGGAGGGCGCGAACTTCCGCGCCGACAACCTCACCGTCTCCAACGACCACGACGAGTCCGTGTCGACCGAGGGCAACCAGGCGCTGGCGATGTACCTCAACGCCGACAAGACCCTCCTGGACGACCTGCGCATCCTGGGCGACCAGGACACCCTGCTGGTCAACGACGCCGCCCGCGCGTACGTGACGGACACGTACGTCGAGGGCACGGTCGACTTCATCTACGGCGGTGGCATCGCCGTGTTCCACCGCAGCAACATCCACGAGAAGCGGACCACCGGCGGTCCGATCACGGCGGCGAGCACTCCGGCCGAGCGCAAGTACGGGTTCCTCTTCCACCAGTCGCGCATCACCGGCGCGACGAACGGCACCACCCAGCTCGGTCGACCCTGGCGGCAGGGCGCACAGGTGCTCTACCGCGAGTCCGAGCTGTCCGCGACGATCAAGACCTCCCAGCCGTGGACCGACATGTCGGGCAGCACCTGGCAGAACGCCCGGTTCCTCGAGTACCGGAACACCGGCGCAGGAGCCACGGTGAGCTCCAACCGTCCGCAGCTCTCCGACGCCCAGGCCGCGGAGTACACCCCGCAGAAGTACCTCGCCGGTTCCGACGGCTGGAACCCCGTGGGCTAG
- a CDS encoding exodeoxyribonuclease III: MRIATWNVNSVRTRLPRVLAFLERSGTDVLAIQETKCRADQFPTEAFAAAGYEVAVTGYHQWNGVAVVSRVGLEDVETSFGGQPLFGKEGVDPALEARALGATCGGVRVWSLYVPHGRTLTDPHYAYKLEWLAALRARAQEWVAAEPDLPLGLLGDWNVIPRDTDVWDVSAFEGHTHVSAPEREAFEAFAASGFTEVTREHLPAERTYTYWDYQQLAFPRDKGLRIDFAYASKALAARVTGVTIDRDERRGKGASDHVPVVLDVAAGPGPR, encoded by the coding sequence GTGCGCATCGCGACCTGGAACGTGAACTCCGTCCGCACCCGTCTGCCCCGGGTGCTGGCCTTCCTGGAACGCTCCGGCACGGACGTGCTGGCGATCCAGGAGACCAAGTGCCGGGCCGACCAGTTCCCGACGGAGGCGTTCGCCGCCGCGGGGTACGAGGTGGCGGTGACGGGGTACCACCAGTGGAACGGGGTGGCGGTGGTGTCCCGGGTGGGGCTGGAGGACGTGGAGACGTCCTTCGGCGGCCAGCCGCTGTTCGGCAAGGAGGGCGTGGACCCGGCGCTGGAGGCGCGGGCGCTGGGGGCGACGTGCGGCGGCGTGCGCGTGTGGTCGCTGTACGTGCCGCACGGCCGCACCCTGACGGACCCGCACTACGCGTACAAGCTCGAGTGGCTGGCGGCGCTGCGGGCCCGGGCGCAGGAGTGGGTGGCGGCGGAGCCGGACCTGCCGCTGGGGCTGCTGGGCGACTGGAACGTGATCCCGCGCGACACGGACGTGTGGGACGTGTCCGCGTTCGAGGGGCACACGCACGTGTCGGCCCCGGAGCGGGAGGCGTTCGAGGCGTTCGCCGCGTCCGGGTTCACGGAGGTCACCCGCGAGCACCTGCCGGCGGAGCGCACGTACACCTACTGGGACTACCAGCAGCTCGCGTTCCCCCGCGACAAGGGGCTGCGGATCGACTTCGCGTACGCGTCGAAGGCGCTCGCGGCCCGGGTCACGGGGGTGACGATCGACCGCGACGAGCGCCGCGGCAAGGGGGCGAGCGACCACGTGCCGGTGGTGCTCGACGTGGCGGCGGGGCCGGGTCCCCGGTAG
- a CDS encoding right-handed parallel beta-helix repeat-containing protein: MQDHHRARRRRAVPQDPVVTAAIPDDAPDPADIASAGAVADDGRRGLALAARWLDPAHQAVLGLWWAEACGQLGRADLARALDVGRRHAAVRVQRMRGQLDVARGIVAALDAAPRCADLARTATGWDGTPSPLWRKRLDRHVRRCDTCLSASAALVPPERLVPALGLLPVPVALSTSVRELSASPPVASGAPVGWWQGWVEPVRDGWEAIVARPAAAVTAVALTVGGGATVTTVVMSPERPPAVVVASTPSPDARDRPPETSSSEPSHEPVAPSPAEPVEPPPDGTTRGVVTADLYVAPDGSDAADGSWARPFATVAHAVEVVRPGQTVAVRGGTYVVDEPLRLTTDGAPGARIVLSGYRDELPVLDLGQVPADEWPIVQDADHWTVGSLEIRGSRSHGYVCLSCAASVFEHLDVHDNTRSGLELRGEGTRDNVVRDSAFHHNHDDSAGGSAGIGLGVKFGSGEGNVVMRNRFFENADDGVDLGDFGSAVTLRDNESYGNGFDRWGIAGWQGNGGGFTLGGGDDPPAVAHVLVGNVAWGNGHHGFTDGGNRGALLFAGNVARDNGGAGYFLADAAAVLDGDVATGNDVPAKLGDAVVGDVAAP, from the coding sequence ATGCAGGACCACCACCGTGCGCGGCGCCGCCGGGCCGTCCCGCAGGACCCCGTCGTCACCGCGGCGATCCCCGACGACGCGCCGGACCCGGCCGACATCGCCTCCGCCGGTGCCGTCGCCGACGACGGACGGCGCGGGCTGGCTCTCGCCGCCCGATGGCTGGACCCGGCCCACCAGGCGGTCCTCGGCCTGTGGTGGGCCGAGGCGTGCGGGCAGCTCGGGCGCGCGGACCTCGCCCGCGCGCTCGACGTCGGCCGCCGCCACGCCGCCGTGCGCGTCCAGCGGATGCGCGGACAGCTCGACGTCGCCCGCGGGATCGTCGCCGCGCTGGACGCCGCTCCGCGCTGTGCCGACCTCGCCCGCACCGCCACGGGCTGGGACGGCACCCCCTCCCCTCTGTGGCGCAAGCGCCTGGACCGTCACGTGCGCCGCTGTGACACCTGCCTGAGCGCGTCCGCCGCGCTCGTTCCCCCGGAGCGCCTCGTCCCGGCGCTGGGCCTGCTGCCCGTGCCGGTGGCGCTCTCGACGTCCGTGCGGGAGCTGAGCGCGTCCCCGCCGGTCGCCTCCGGGGCCCCTGTCGGCTGGTGGCAGGGCTGGGTGGAGCCGGTGCGCGACGGCTGGGAGGCGATCGTCGCCCGACCGGCGGCGGCGGTCACCGCGGTCGCCCTCACGGTCGGCGGCGGGGCGACGGTGACGACGGTCGTGATGTCCCCGGAGCGGCCGCCGGCGGTCGTCGTGGCGAGCACGCCGTCGCCGGACGCCCGCGACCGTCCGCCCGAGACCTCCTCGTCGGAGCCTTCGCACGAACCTGTCGCGCCGAGCCCCGCCGAACCGGTGGAACCCCCGCCGGACGGGACGACGCGCGGTGTGGTGACCGCGGACCTCTACGTCGCGCCCGACGGCTCGGACGCCGCGGACGGCAGCTGGGCCAGGCCGTTCGCCACGGTGGCGCACGCGGTCGAGGTGGTCCGCCCGGGCCAGACGGTCGCGGTGCGCGGCGGCACGTACGTCGTGGACGAGCCCCTGCGACTCACGACCGACGGGGCACCGGGCGCCCGGATCGTGCTGTCCGGCTACCGCGACGAGCTACCGGTGCTCGACCTCGGGCAGGTGCCGGCCGACGAGTGGCCGATCGTCCAGGACGCCGATCACTGGACGGTCGGCAGCCTGGAGATCCGGGGCTCCCGGAGCCACGGGTACGTGTGCCTGTCCTGCGCGGCCTCCGTGTTCGAGCACCTGGACGTGCACGACAACACCCGCTCGGGGCTCGAGCTGAGGGGCGAGGGCACCCGAGACAACGTGGTGCGCGACAGCGCGTTCCACCACAACCACGACGACTCGGCGGGCGGCTCCGCCGGGATCGGGCTCGGCGTGAAGTTCGGGTCGGGGGAGGGGAACGTCGTGATGCGGAACCGGTTCTTCGAGAACGCGGACGACGGCGTCGACCTCGGGGACTTCGGCAGTGCGGTGACCCTGCGGGACAACGAGTCGTACGGCAACGGGTTCGACCGGTGGGGGATCGCCGGCTGGCAGGGCAACGGCGGCGGCTTCACGCTCGGCGGCGGCGACGACCCGCCGGCGGTGGCCCACGTCCTGGTCGGCAACGTGGCGTGGGGCAACGGGCACCACGGGTTCACCGACGGCGGTAACCGGGGGGCGCTCCTGTTCGCGGGCAACGTCGCCCGTGACAACGGCGGGGCCGGGTACTTCCTCGCCGACGCCGCGGCCGTGCTCGACGGGGACGTCGCGACCGGCAACGACGTGCCGGCGAAGCTGGGGGACGCCGTCGTCGGCGACGTCGCCGCGCCCTGA
- the pyrE gene encoding orotate phosphoribosyltransferase, which produces MTSDFSPTPREQLRDLIAELAVVHGKVTLSSGKEADYYVDLRRVTLHHRAAPLIGHVLLDHLEEAGLGTAEVDAVGGLTLGADPIATALLHAAASRGQDLDAFVVRKAAKAHGMQRQIEGPDIAGRKVVVLEDTTTTGGSPITAIEAARAAGAEVLACATIVDRATGAGEKIEALGVPYHYLYDLADLSLA; this is translated from the coding sequence ATGACCTCCGACTTCTCCCCGACCCCCCGCGAGCAGCTCCGTGACCTCATCGCGGAGCTCGCCGTCGTGCACGGCAAGGTGACCCTGTCGTCCGGCAAGGAGGCCGACTACTACGTCGACCTGCGCCGGGTCACCCTGCACCACCGGGCCGCGCCGCTCATCGGGCACGTGCTGCTCGACCACCTGGAGGAGGCCGGGCTCGGCACCGCCGAGGTCGACGCCGTCGGCGGCCTGACCCTCGGCGCCGACCCGATCGCCACCGCCCTGCTGCACGCCGCGGCGTCGCGGGGGCAGGACCTCGACGCGTTCGTCGTGCGCAAGGCCGCCAAGGCGCACGGCATGCAGCGTCAGATCGAGGGCCCCGACATCGCCGGGCGCAAGGTCGTCGTCCTGGAGGACACCACGACGACCGGCGGCTCGCCGATCACCGCCATCGAGGCGGCGCGTGCCGCGGGCGCCGAGGTGCTCGCCTGCGCCACGATCGTCGACCGTGCCACCGGGGCGGGCGAGAAGATCGAGGCCCTGGGCGTGCCGTACCACTACCTGTACGACCTCGCGGACCTCTCGCTGGCCTGA
- a CDS encoding TrmH family RNA methyltransferase → MSDTAPDQDLGGPAPEVGVGPWPGGEAQWPRLPDGSPDPRYDPELLAHGDRRNVVDPYRYWTVEAVVADLDARRPPTSALHVAVENWAHDLNIGSVVRTANAFNAAGVHVVGRRRWNRRGAMVTDRYLHVHHHADADALAAWAVGAPDGPLTVVGVDNVPGSVPLEGRALPARCVLLFGQESSGLTPQAQAVSDVVVHITQHGSTRSLNAGAAAAIAMHSWALQHL, encoded by the coding sequence ATGTCTGACACCGCGCCGGACCAGGATCTCGGGGGGCCCGCGCCGGAGGTCGGCGTCGGACCGTGGCCGGGCGGCGAGGCGCAGTGGCCGCGGCTGCCCGACGGCTCCCCGGACCCCCGCTACGACCCCGAGCTGCTCGCGCACGGCGACCGACGCAACGTCGTCGACCCCTACCGCTACTGGACGGTCGAGGCGGTGGTGGCCGACCTGGACGCCCGCCGGCCGCCGACCTCGGCGCTGCACGTCGCGGTCGAGAACTGGGCGCACGACCTCAACATCGGGTCCGTGGTGCGCACCGCCAACGCGTTCAACGCCGCCGGGGTGCACGTCGTGGGACGCCGCCGCTGGAACCGGCGGGGCGCGATGGTGACCGACCGCTACCTCCACGTGCACCACCACGCCGACGCCGACGCGCTGGCCGCCTGGGCGGTGGGCGCGCCGGACGGCCCGCTGACGGTCGTGGGGGTGGACAACGTGCCGGGGTCGGTGCCGCTGGAGGGGCGGGCCCTGCCCGCCCGCTGCGTGCTGCTGTTCGGGCAGGAGTCGAGCGGTCTCACCCCGCAGGCGCAGGCCGTGAGCGACGTCGTCGTCCACATCACCCAGCACGGGTCCACGCGGTCGCTCAACGCGGGGGCGGCCGCGGCGATCGCGATGCACTCCTGGGCGCTGCAGCACCTCTGA
- a CDS encoding DUF368 domain-containing protein has translation MSNESVVTTHTGAVRRHAAPPSGTSWTAAPGLAVRGGFVGMAESVPGISGGTVALVVGLYDRLLEAASQVVHALRELVQGVAQGRGLRPARQVLRDVDWRFLAPVALGMVTVLLVSLSVIAPLLESQPVMMRSIFFGMIAVSVLVPLRMMPWRFRGRDAALLVGGAVAAFLLSGLPPAEVADPSLWYVVLGAAIAINALVLPGISGSFLLVVMGLYVPVQEALSERDLAFVGAFLLGAAVGLGSFVKLLHWLLEHRRQATMAVLAGLMIGSLRALWPWQDVDGGLQGPPDAAAVVGPVLLAVAGAAVVGAALWWEASRAADDV, from the coding sequence ATGAGCAACGAGAGCGTCGTGACGACCCACACCGGTGCCGTCCGGCGCCATGCCGCACCGCCGTCGGGGACGTCGTGGACCGCGGCGCCCGGCCTGGCGGTCCGGGGCGGGTTCGTCGGCATGGCGGAGTCCGTGCCGGGGATCTCGGGCGGCACCGTCGCGCTCGTGGTGGGTCTGTACGACCGGCTGCTGGAGGCCGCGAGCCAGGTCGTGCACGCGCTGCGCGAGCTGGTGCAGGGCGTGGCGCAGGGTCGCGGCCTGCGGCCCGCACGGCAGGTGCTGCGCGACGTGGACTGGAGGTTCCTCGCCCCGGTCGCCCTCGGCATGGTGACGGTGCTGCTGGTGTCCCTCAGCGTCATCGCCCCGCTCCTGGAGTCGCAGCCGGTGATGATGCGCTCGATCTTCTTCGGGATGATCGCCGTGTCGGTGCTGGTGCCGCTGCGGATGATGCCGTGGCGGTTCCGTGGCCGCGACGCGGCACTTCTCGTCGGCGGCGCGGTGGCCGCCTTCCTGCTGAGCGGGCTGCCGCCCGCCGAGGTGGCCGACCCGTCCCTGTGGTACGTCGTGCTGGGCGCGGCCATCGCCATCAACGCGCTGGTGCTGCCCGGCATCTCGGGCTCGTTCCTGCTGGTGGTCATGGGCCTGTACGTGCCGGTGCAGGAGGCGCTCTCGGAGCGCGACCTCGCGTTCGTCGGGGCGTTCCTGCTGGGCGCCGCCGTCGGCCTGGGCAGCTTCGTCAAGCTGCTGCACTGGCTGCTGGAGCACCGCCGGCAGGCCACGATGGCGGTGCTCGCCGGACTCATGATCGGCTCGCTGCGGGCGCTGTGGCCGTGGCAGGACGTCGACGGCGGGCTGCAGGGTCCGCCGGACGCCGCCGCCGTCGTCGGGCCGGTGCTGCTCGCCGTCGCCGGGGCAGCCGTCGTCGGCGCCGCCCTGTGGTGGGAGGCGTCGCGGGCGGCCGACGATGTCTGA
- a CDS encoding C40 family peptidase, producing MTHALTGARPHAATDSHRRFRRAAFAMSLTAALAGGTLVAGAQSASAAPAGANATNVQALGGTVVTAKKPTPRVSITVSRKTGTKGKAKTRPVYTVKATRAGDGVKGRAKVFIDGKKVAVKKLNANGVARFRPTWGKYDVGRNKIRIVADAAASTGLADVTKHRTVKVKAKKTSGAKVVSVAHRYIGSRYVYGGSSPRGFDCSGFTSYVYKKATGKNLPRSSSAQRSVGHRVSRSAARPGDIVYTPGHVAIYAGKGKVIEAGNPRTGVVKRSMWQDNPTFIRV from the coding sequence ATGACCCACGCCCTCACCGGCGCGCGCCCGCACGCCGCCACCGACAGCCATCGCCGTTTTCGCCGTGCAGCGTTCGCGATGTCGCTGACCGCCGCCCTCGCCGGCGGCACCCTCGTCGCCGGTGCGCAGTCCGCCTCCGCGGCCCCCGCCGGCGCCAACGCCACGAACGTGCAGGCCCTCGGCGGCACCGTGGTGACCGCCAAGAAGCCCACCCCCCGCGTCTCGATCACGGTCTCCCGCAAGACCGGGACCAAGGGCAAGGCCAAGACGCGCCCCGTCTACACCGTCAAGGCCACCCGCGCCGGCGACGGTGTCAAGGGCCGCGCCAAGGTCTTCATCGACGGCAAGAAGGTCGCCGTCAAGAAGCTCAACGCCAACGGCGTCGCCCGCTTCCGCCCGACGTGGGGCAAGTACGACGTCGGCCGCAACAAGATCCGCATCGTCGCCGACGCCGCAGCCTCCACCGGGCTGGCGGACGTCACCAAGCACCGCACCGTGAAGGTCAAGGCCAAGAAGACCTCCGGCGCCAAGGTCGTCTCCGTCGCGCACCGCTACATCGGCTCGCGCTACGTGTACGGCGGCTCCAGCCCCCGCGGCTTCGACTGCTCCGGCTTCACGTCGTACGTGTACAAGAAGGCGACCGGCAAGAACCTGCCGCGCTCGTCGTCGGCGCAGCGCAGCGTGGGCCACCGCGTCTCGCGCTCCGCCGCGCGCCCCGGCGACATCGTCTACACGCCGGGCCACGTCGCCATCTACGCCGGCAAGGGCAAGGTCATCGAGGCCGGCAACCCGCGCACCGGCGTCGTCAAGCGCAGCATGTGGCAGGACAACCCGACGTTCATCCGCGTCTGA
- a CDS encoding HAD-IIA family hydrolase — MTGRTIDCWLTDMDGVLVHEGQAIPGAPEFIAALRREGRPFLVLTNNSIFTGRDLAARLARSGIDVPEESIWTSAMATATFLADQVPGGSAYAIGEAGLTTALHEAGYTLTDTGPDYVVLGETRTYSFEAITRAVRLVRDGARFIATNPDTTGPSAEGPLPATGAVAAMITAATGRQPYYVGKPNPMMFRSALNRIDAHSEATAMIGDRMDTDVVAGIEAGLETFLVLTGSTAAHEVDRHPFRPSHVVDSIADLIERV; from the coding sequence ATGACCGGACGGACGATCGACTGCTGGCTGACGGACATGGACGGCGTGCTCGTCCACGAGGGGCAGGCGATCCCGGGAGCGCCCGAGTTCATCGCCGCTCTGCGCCGCGAGGGGCGGCCGTTCCTCGTGCTGACGAACAACTCCATCTTCACCGGCCGCGACCTGGCCGCGCGCCTCGCCCGGTCCGGCATCGACGTCCCCGAGGAGTCGATCTGGACCTCCGCCATGGCGACCGCGACGTTCCTCGCCGACCAGGTGCCCGGCGGCTCCGCCTACGCCATCGGCGAGGCCGGCCTCACCACCGCGCTGCACGAGGCCGGGTACACCCTCACCGACACCGGCCCCGACTACGTCGTGCTCGGCGAGACGCGCACGTACTCGTTCGAGGCGATCACCCGGGCCGTGCGTCTCGTCCGCGACGGAGCGCGGTTCATCGCGACCAACCCCGACACCACCGGCCCGTCGGCCGAGGGGCCCCTGCCCGCCACCGGTGCGGTGGCCGCGATGATCACCGCGGCCACCGGACGGCAGCCGTACTACGTCGGCAAGCCCAACCCGATGATGTTCCGCTCCGCCCTCAACCGCATCGACGCGCACTCCGAGGCCACCGCCATGATCGGCGACCGCATGGACACCGACGTCGTCGCGGGCATCGAGGCCGGGCTGGAGACGTTCCTCGTGCTCACCGGGTCCACCGCCGCGCACGAGGTCGATCGGCACCCGTTCCGGCCGTCGCACGTCGTCGACTCGATCGCGGACCTCATCGAGCGGGTCTGA
- a CDS encoding septum formation family protein, translated as MTERPDEPSFASPGPAVPAGTGPVPAPITGGPDGARVVPDVVAHPDPAVHGGRWGAPGGPTAAERAAARRRARWWVAGVLTAVVLVVGVAAGVSWLVSSARERAWEPVSADVTAPARVNAVQLVLGSCLATVPESSPVTTVDVVPCDDEHRAQVVGRTDSAPEAVWPGEDVLARTAARSCTADLLGPQARGTVPADLTFSVWTPTAESWADGDRAGLCLATSATPLPGDLLE; from the coding sequence ATGACCGAGCGCCCCGACGAGCCGAGCTTCGCCTCCCCGGGTCCGGCGGTCCCGGCCGGGACCGGCCCCGTTCCCGCACCGATCACGGGCGGCCCGGACGGCGCCCGCGTCGTGCCCGACGTCGTCGCGCACCCGGACCCGGCGGTGCACGGCGGCCGCTGGGGCGCGCCAGGTGGTCCGACGGCGGCGGAGCGGGCGGCTGCCCGACGGCGGGCCCGCTGGTGGGTCGCGGGGGTGCTGACCGCCGTGGTGCTGGTCGTGGGGGTCGCCGCGGGGGTCTCGTGGCTGGTGTCGAGCGCCCGCGAGCGGGCCTGGGAGCCCGTGTCCGCCGACGTGACCGCGCCGGCACGGGTCAACGCGGTGCAGCTGGTCCTCGGGTCGTGCCTGGCGACGGTGCCGGAGTCGTCCCCGGTCACGACGGTCGACGTGGTGCCGTGCGACGACGAGCACCGTGCGCAGGTGGTGGGCCGCACGGACTCGGCCCCCGAGGCCGTGTGGCCGGGCGAGGACGTCCTGGCTCGCACGGCGGCACGGTCGTGCACGGCCGACCTGCTGGGGCCGCAGGCACGGGGAACCGTCCCGGCGGACCTGACGTTCTCGGTGTGGACGCCGACGGCGGAGTCGTGGGCGGACGGGGACCGGGCGGGACTGTGCCTCGCGACGTCCGCGACGCCGTTGCCGGGCGACCTGCTCGAGTGA